One Budorcas taxicolor isolate Tak-1 chromosome 13, Takin1.1, whole genome shotgun sequence DNA window includes the following coding sequences:
- the SRMS gene encoding tyrosine-protein kinase Srms, translating to METFLRKRLAFLSFFWDKIWPAGAPRFPDPDADLELEPAAEEPSTAEPCSPPAPAQLFRALCDFTARRAEELSVSRGDRLHALREEGGCILARKLSGWPCTGLVPITYVAKVAPETLSDQPWYFSGISRTQAQQLLLSPPNAPGAFLVRPSESSRGDFSLSVRSQTKVCHYRISTAVDGSLYLQKDQLFPSLDELLAYYKANWKLIQSPLLQPCAPQKSLEQDEWERPHSEFTLRRKLGEGYFGEVWEGLWLGSMPVAVKVIRPGDVKLADLAQEIQTLKSLRHERLIRLHAVCSAGEPVYIVTELMRKGSLQAFLGSPEGQALSPPFLLTFACQVAEGMSYLEEQRIVHRDLAARNVLVGDDLACKVADFGLARLLKDDVYSLRSGSKIPVKWTAPEAASYCVYSPKSDVWSFGVLLYEVFTYGRCPYEGMSNHETLQQISRGYRLPRPAACPAEVYALMLGCWRRCPEERPDFITLREKLGTTSRRHCPTLT from the exons ATGGAGACCTTCCTCAGGAAGAGGCTGGCCTTCTTGTCCTTTTTCTGGGACAAGATCTGGCCGGCCGGCGCACCGCGGTTCCCAGACCCCGACGCTGACCTGGAGCTGGAGCCCGCCGCAGAGGAGCCCAGTACCGCGGAGCCTTGCAGCCCCCCGGCGCCCGCGCAGCTCTTCAGGGCGCTGTGCGACTTCACGGCGCGGCGCGCGGAGGAGCTGAGCGTCAGCCGCGGGGACAGGCTCCACGCCCTCAGGGAGGAGGGCGGCTGCATTCTGGCCCGCAAGCTCTCGGGCTGGCCCTGCACTGGCCTGGTGCCCATCACCTACGTGGCCAAGGTGGCCCCTGAGACGCTCTCAGACCAGCC CTGGTACTTCAGTGGCATCAGCCGAACCCAGgcccagcagctgctgctgtCCCCCCCCAATGCGCCAGGGGCCTTCCTCGTCCGGCCCAGTGAGAGCAGCCGTGGGGACTTCTCACTGTCAG TCCGGTCCCAGACCAAAGTCTGCCACTACCGCATCTCCACGGCGGTCGACGGCAGCCTCTACCTGCAGAAGGACCAGCTCTTCCCCAGTCTGGATGAGCTGCTGGCATATTACAAGGCCAACTGGAAGCTGATCCAGAGCCCACTGCTGCAGCCCTGCGCACCCCAG AAGTCCCTTGAGCAGGACGAGTGGGAGCGGCCCCACTCGGAGTTCACCCTGCGGAGGAAGCTGGGCGAAGGCTACTTCGGGGAGGTGTGGGAAGGCCTGTGGCTGGGCTCCATGCCCGTGGCAGTCAAGGTCATCAGACCAG GCGACGTGAAGCTCGCCGACCTGGCCCAGGAGATCCAAACGCTCAAGAGCCTGCGGCATGAGCGCCTCATCCGGCTTCATGCGGTGTGCTCGGCGGGTGAGCCCGTGTACATCGTCACAGAGCTCATGCGCAAGGGCAGCCTGCAGGCCTTCCTGGGCA GCCCCGAAGGCCAGGCCCTGAGCCCACCCTTCCTGCTGACCTTTGCCTGTCAGGTGGCCGAGGGCATGAGCTACCTGGAGGAGCAGCGCATCGTGCATAGGGACCTGGCTGCCAGGAACGTGCTCGTGGGTGATGACCTGGCCTGCAAGGTGGCCGACTTTGGCCTGGCCCGGCTGCTCAAG GATGACGTCTACTCCCTGCGCAGCGGCTCCAAGATCCCCGTCAAGTGGACGGCGCCTGAGGCAGCCAGCTATTGCGTGTACTCGCCCAAGTCCGATGTCTGGTCCTTCGGGGTACTGCTCTACGAGGTCTTCACGTATGGCCGGTGTCCCTACGAAG GGATGAGCAACCACGAGACTCTACAGCAGATCTCACGGGGGTACCGGCTCCCGCGCCCGGCCGCCTGCCCGGCTGAGGTCTATGCGCTCATGCTGGGGTGCTGGAGGCGCTGCCCGGAAGAGCGGCCAGACTTCATCACACTGCGGGAGAAGCTGGGCACCACGAGCAGGCGCCACTGCCCCACCCTCACATGA
- the FNDC11 gene encoding fibronectin type III domain-containing protein 11, protein MNFQVTGLGLDKMKLDSPQSFLDQEEVEEAEDGQLLEPEAWRTYVERRNTLQEFLTSDLSPHLLKRHHARMELLKKCSYYIEILPKHLALGDQNPLVLPTTMFQLIDPWKFQRMKKVGAAQTKIQLLLLGDLLEQLDHGRSELDALLESPDPRPFLAGWGLVEQRLADLSAVMDSFLAMMVPGRLHVKHRLVSDIGATKIPHIRLMLSTKMPVMFDRKESVAHQDWVSLRWFVTIQQAMPEQFELRYKLLDPRTQQECMQCGIIPVAACAFDIRNLLPNRAYKFTVKRAESYTLVYEPWRDSLTLHTRPGTPEGPAPSRLGKLGPSLIAPSER, encoded by the coding sequence atgaacttccaggtgacAGGCCTGGGCCTGGACAAAATGAAGCTGGACAGTCCCCAgtccttcctggaccaggaggaGGTAGAGGAGGCCGAGGATGGGCAGCTGCTGGAGCCCGAGGCTTGGCGAACCTATGTGGAGCGCCGCAACACTCTGCAAGAGTTCCTGACCTCAGACCTGAGCCCCCACTTGCTCAAGCGCCACCATGCCCGCATGGAGCTCCTGAAGAAGTGCTCCTACTACATTGAGATCCTCCCCAAGCACCTGGCTCTGGGCGACCAGAACCCACTGGTGCTGCCCACCACCATGTTCCAGCTCATTGACCCATGGAAGTTCCAGCGCATGAAGAAGGTGGGCGCCGCCCAGACCAAGATCCAGCTCCTGCTGCTTGGGGACCTGCTGGAGCAGCTGGACCATGGCCGCTCCGAGCTGGATGCCCTGCTCGAGTCGCCAGACCCTCGGCCCTTCCTGGCAGGCTGGGGGCTCGTGGAGCAGCGCCTGGCGGACCTGTCAGCTGTCATGGACAGCTTCCTGGCCATGATGGTGCCGGGGCGCCTACACGTCAAACACCGCCTAGTGTCTGACATTGGCGCCACCAAGATTCCCCACATCCGGCTCATGCTGAGCACCAAGATGCCCGTCATGTTTGACCGCAAGGAGTCGGTGGCCCACCAGGACTGGGTCAGCCTGCGCTGGTTTGTCACCATCCAGCAGGCTATGCCAGAGCAGTTTGAGCTGCGCTACAAGCTGCTGGACCCACGGACACAGCAGGAGTGCATGCAGTGTGGCATTATCCCCGTGGCCGCCTGCGCCTTTGACATCCGAAACCTGTTGCCCAACCGTGCCTACAAGTTCACTGTCAAGAGGGCGGAGAGCTACACGCTGGTGTATGAgccctggagggacagcctcacCCTGCACACCCGACCAGGGACCCCTGAAGGGCCCGCCCCCAGTAGGCTGGGCAAGCTGGGCCCATCCCTGATCGCACCTTCTGAGAGATGA